From Meles meles chromosome 5, mMelMel3.1 paternal haplotype, whole genome shotgun sequence, one genomic window encodes:
- the MRPL18 gene encoding 39S ribosomal protein L18, mitochondrial isoform X1, producing MALRPRLWEWLSVCRNPGCGGAAFSTSSKPAPKPDVDPLENAAVAPEFTNRNPRNLELLGLARKERGWGTAWPSREFWHRLRVIRTQHHVEARVEHRSGQVVVSASTREWAIKKHLYSTRNVVACESVGRVLAERCLEAGINFMVYQPTPWEATSDSMKRLQSAMTEGGVVLQEPRRIYE from the exons ATGGCGCTCCGGCCGCGGCTCTGGGAGTGGCTGTCGGTTTGCAGGAACCCTG GGTGTGGGGGCGCAGCGTTCTCAACCAGTTCCAAGCCAGCGCCGAAGCCTGACGTGGACCCTCTGGAAAATGCAGCTGTTGCCCCAGAGTTCACCAATCGGAACCCCCGCAATCTGGAACTCTTAGGACTGGCCAGGAAAGAGCGGGGTTGGGGGACAGCGTGGCCCTCCCGTGAGTTCTGGCACAG GTTGCGAGTTATCAGGACTCAGCATCACGTAGAAGCGCGGGTTGAGCATCGCAGCGGCCAGGTTGTGGTTTCAGCATCCACTCGGGAGTGGGCTATTAAAAAGCACCTTTACAGCACCAGAAATGTAGTGGCCTGTGAGAGTGTAGGACGAGTGCTGGCAGAGCGATGCTTAGAGGCAGGAATCAACTTCATGGTCTACCAGCCCACTCCTTGGGAGGCAACCTCAGACTCG ATGAAACGACTGCAGAGTGCCATGACGGAAGGTGGTGTGGTGCTGCAGGAGCCTCGGAGAAtctatgaatga
- the MRPL18 gene encoding 39S ribosomal protein L18, mitochondrial isoform X2, which produces MALRPRLWEWLSVCRNPGCGGAAFSTSSKPAPKPDVDPLENAAVAPEFTNRNPRNLELLGLARKERGWGTAWPSREFWHRLRVIRTQHHVEARVEHRSGQVVVSASTHETTAECHDGRWCGAAGASENL; this is translated from the exons ATGGCGCTCCGGCCGCGGCTCTGGGAGTGGCTGTCGGTTTGCAGGAACCCTG GGTGTGGGGGCGCAGCGTTCTCAACCAGTTCCAAGCCAGCGCCGAAGCCTGACGTGGACCCTCTGGAAAATGCAGCTGTTGCCCCAGAGTTCACCAATCGGAACCCCCGCAATCTGGAACTCTTAGGACTGGCCAGGAAAGAGCGGGGTTGGGGGACAGCGTGGCCCTCCCGTGAGTTCTGGCACAG GTTGCGAGTTATCAGGACTCAGCATCACGTAGAAGCGCGGGTTGAGCATCGCAGCGGCCAGGTTGTGGTTTCAGCATCCACTC ATGAAACGACTGCAGAGTGCCATGACGGAAGGTGGTGTGGTGCTGCAGGAGCCTCGGAGAAtctatga